The DNA window AGTTTAGGAACCACGGGTAGTATAATTCCCCAACCTGTAATATCGATCAACAAAGTGATAAATATAAATCCAATAGCTGCTTTTTTACCTGTTTTTTTCATGTTGTAAAATTAAACAGAGATAAAAAGCAGGTATTAACAATTTAATGGTGTTTACGTACAATCTGAAAGCTAATCATGTTCAGCAATCTGTAAATAGCTTAGACATAAAAGAACATAAATTAGTATTCGTTTCTATAGGTTTTTGGCGACACTCCTACTATTCTTTTAAAGTATCTGCAGAAGACACTTGTTTCTTCGAAATGAAGCTCATTGCTAATTTCTTTAATTGATAAATTAGAAGATTTCAATAGTGTTTTAGCATGTAGAATTGTGATATGATCAATCCACTGTAATACAGATTTCCCCGTTCTCTGTTTCAGGAAAGTGGAAAGATATTGTGGTGTTAAATGTAGCTTTTTAGCATAAAACGCAACACTTCGTTCTTGGTTAGCATGCTTTGAAATGAGTAGATAAAAATCATCTATAATCTCATGTGTGCGGTTTTTCACCAAGCTTTTGTTATTCGGTAAAGAAGAATATACTTCAGAAATCATACTAATCAGAACCATAACAAGATGTCGAAGCATTTCTGTTTTATTATGGCTAGGTTTTTTATTGTAGAAATTCTGTATAAGCGTCAATAATTCATTTTGCAACTTTATTTCTTCAGGTTGAAGTCTGATAACTGGCTGCCATCTAATTTGGTTGTTCATTATAAACTCACGTAAAATTGGAAATGCTGTAATAAAATCTAAGGAAAGACCAATGGTTACAATTTGGGCATCGTCACTCAATGCTTTTGTGTCCATCATCAATTGCGGCTGTAAAACAGCAATATCACCTGCGTTCATTTCATATTCCAAAAAATGAATCTGTGCTTTCATGGATCCTTGTATCAGGAATCCTAGCAATAAACCATCAAATAGACGGCTATTGTTTGTATATTTCTTTTTAGGATCATTTTGTTGATTGAGAATAACTATTCCTTCCGTCTTTTTTGAAGAATCAAGATTGTACAATTTATAGACATTATCCAAAGTTATCAATAGAGCCATGTGCAAATATCTAAAAAATGAAATCATCTATTAAATTAATAAGGTACTAAATCAGCAACATGAGATAATTCATCTCATTATCAGTAATATAAATCCAATATACAGTAAAGCGAGTTACAAAAATACATGTCAATTACAGGCAATATCATCCAATGTATAGGTTAAATCCTTTATTCATTTATCCCGTTTAGTTGCAATATAGTCATCATTCAAGCTCCGATTCCAAAAGCTTTCAAATAAATTCTTTCGGTAATACTGTAACGATCACATTGAGTATAAAAATCCATTGACATTTATCAATGGATTTTCTTACCTTTTATCATTGCTAAAACTATTAGAAATAGTCCAAATTTGTTATGTGAACAATTACTCACAAAAAATGAAATATGGAAATA is part of the Chryseobacterium lactis genome and encodes:
- a CDS encoding helix-turn-helix domain-containing protein, with the protein product MALLITLDNVYKLYNLDSSKKTEGIVILNQQNDPKKKYTNNSRLFDGLLLGFLIQGSMKAQIHFLEYEMNAGDIAVLQPQLMMDTKALSDDAQIVTIGLSLDFITAFPILREFIMNNQIRWQPVIRLQPEEIKLQNELLTLIQNFYNKKPSHNKTEMLRHLVMVLISMISEVYSSLPNNKSLVKNRTHEIIDDFYLLISKHANQERSVAFYAKKLHLTPQYLSTFLKQRTGKSVLQWIDHITILHAKTLLKSSNLSIKEISNELHFEETSVFCRYFKRIVGVSPKTYRNEY